In a single window of the Natronorubrum halophilum genome:
- a CDS encoding 30S ribosomal protein S14 produces the protein MSESETDVENEQTGEHAAKRTGQEAACQRCGRKQGLVGKYDINLCRQCFREIARDMGFRKYR, from the coding sequence ATGAGTGAAAGTGAAACAGACGTAGAAAACGAGCAGACGGGCGAGCACGCAGCAAAGCGGACGGGCCAGGAAGCGGCCTGCCAGCGCTGTGGCCGCAAGCAAGGACTCGTCGGCAAGTACGACATCAATCTCTGTCGACAGTGCTTCCGCGAGATCGCTCGTGACATGGGATTCAGGAAGTATCGATAA